A window from Nitrospira sp. ND1 encodes these proteins:
- a CDS encoding glycosyltransferase, translated as MIAAIRRIWPQFHGGVVSLHAAGSPHGHVLISYDNHGLLCKMRGQPIPTSHPQFLKTIIMAQTFVDLGYDVDVIHCENQRFIPWKPYDIMVDTRLNLQRLQPYLPSTCIKILHCDTAQIVYQNAAEMGRMLAFQRRKGLTVPPNRLETPHLGVEHADYLTTCGNEFTVNTYTYADKPIFRLPMVVQQMWPWPENKDFEVSRRRFLWFGSRGMVHKGLDLVLEAFARMPECQLTIVGPVRNEPEFANVYRKELFHTPNIKCVGWLDKSSEEFRTVLEQSLAHVFPSCSEAGAAAVVETMAAGVIPVVTYEASIDVENFGFLLEDASIETIMRQVREIAAMSVDELRRRAKKAWEAAHNNNTPEKFERSYRATIEMILAKHGRR; from the coding sequence GTGATTGCTGCGATTCGCCGCATCTGGCCTCAGTTTCATGGGGGCGTTGTTTCCTTGCACGCCGCAGGGAGTCCACACGGCCACGTTTTGATTTCTTACGACAATCATGGGCTGCTCTGTAAAATGCGAGGGCAACCCATTCCCACCAGCCACCCCCAGTTTCTGAAGACTATCATCATGGCTCAGACCTTTGTCGATTTGGGCTATGACGTAGATGTGATTCACTGTGAGAATCAGAGATTCATTCCCTGGAAGCCGTACGATATCATGGTTGATACACGTCTGAATTTGCAGCGACTACAACCTTATTTACCTTCTACCTGCATCAAGATTCTGCACTGTGATACGGCTCAGATTGTCTACCAAAACGCGGCTGAAATGGGCAGAATGTTGGCGTTTCAACGGCGGAAGGGGCTCACGGTTCCGCCGAATCGATTGGAAACACCGCATTTAGGGGTTGAACACGCGGATTATCTCACGACCTGCGGCAATGAGTTTACGGTGAACACATATACCTATGCGGATAAGCCGATTTTTCGGTTACCCATGGTTGTCCAGCAGATGTGGCCTTGGCCCGAGAACAAAGACTTCGAGGTGTCCCGTCGCCGGTTTCTTTGGTTTGGAAGTCGAGGAATGGTTCACAAGGGACTCGACTTAGTGCTGGAGGCTTTCGCGAGAATGCCGGAATGCCAGCTCACCATCGTGGGGCCGGTGCGCAATGAGCCAGAGTTTGCGAATGTTTATCGGAAAGAATTGTTCCACACGCCGAATATCAAGTGTGTCGGCTGGCTTGATAAGTCCAGTGAGGAGTTTCGAACGGTTTTGGAGCAATCCCTTGCGCATGTCTTTCCCTCTTGCTCTGAGGCCGGGGCGGCGGCTGTGGTAGAGACCATGGCTGCAGGGGTAATCCCTGTGGTGACCTATGAAGCGTCAATTGACGTGGAGAATTTTGGTTTTCTTTTGGAGGACGCTTCGATCGAAACCATCATGCGTCAGGTGCGCGAGATTGCTGCGATGTCTGTGGATGAATTGCGTCGCAGGGCTAAGAAAGCGTGGGAGGCGGCCCACAACAATAACACGCCGGAGAAATTTGAGCGTTCCTATCGTGCAACCATAGAAATGATTTTGGCAAAGCATGGAAGACGATAG
- a CDS encoding SGNH/GDSL hydrolase family protein, which yields MAKLGRQLGKLANFVLLLGAALCAGVFAFLVWRHGMSLRYVVFVGLAVILALGVRMPESLRINSVLVGVSTCVAVYLAELLLAYSGTAITSLGAQAWLSFPQDANVRVAAERMKTVQETHQKFDARSRLEVILDMRAHGVNAYPDVFPMVLFAPSSSDSIQSVLTSQYEELLPVAGMATTTTVFCNESGEYVVYESDEHGFHNPRGMWEHRPVELLALGDSYTHGVCVPSDKGFVAVVRGHHPNTMNLGVNSHGPLTSLATLKEYGPVLKPKLVLWFYYEGNDLRDLDGWEKNSPLLMKYLSSSFSQHLFERQPEIDRSLRDYLDAAMAKATAPISLENILKLHHLRHAMHSFYERRPAEQGFPAELLEFLRHSGASAAPEDLQLFERILTEAQATAKTWGGRVVFVYLPTWERYRLPELASKDRDNVLGIARRLKLHVMDMHEVFVTHPDPLSLFPFRRYAHYNEAGHKLVGEEVLRQLGKL from the coding sequence ATGGCTAAGCTTGGGCGCCAGCTGGGAAAGTTGGCAAATTTTGTGCTTTTGTTAGGGGCTGCGCTCTGTGCAGGCGTGTTCGCTTTCTTGGTATGGCGCCATGGCATGTCGCTCCGCTATGTGGTGTTCGTGGGGCTTGCAGTGATACTGGCGCTCGGCGTACGAATGCCGGAATCCCTCAGGATCAATAGTGTGCTTGTCGGCGTATCCACATGTGTCGCGGTCTATCTGGCTGAATTGCTCCTCGCCTATTCCGGCACAGCAATTACCTCCTTGGGGGCTCAAGCGTGGTTAAGCTTCCCTCAGGACGCAAACGTACGGGTTGCGGCTGAACGAATGAAGACTGTGCAGGAGACTCACCAGAAGTTCGATGCTCGTTCGCGTTTGGAGGTGATCCTGGATATGCGGGCACATGGCGTCAATGCGTATCCGGATGTCTTCCCAATGGTCCTGTTTGCACCGTCATCCAGTGACAGTATTCAATCCGTGCTGACTAGCCAGTACGAGGAATTATTACCGGTGGCTGGAATGGCCACCACGACGACGGTATTTTGCAACGAGAGCGGGGAATATGTCGTATACGAAAGCGATGAGCACGGCTTTCACAATCCGCGTGGCATGTGGGAGCACAGACCGGTCGAACTTCTTGCGCTGGGTGATTCCTATACCCATGGAGTGTGTGTCCCGTCGGATAAAGGATTTGTGGCCGTGGTCCGGGGACATCATCCGAATACGATGAATTTGGGCGTAAATAGCCATGGTCCGCTCACGAGCTTAGCGACGCTTAAAGAGTATGGTCCGGTTCTTAAGCCGAAACTGGTGCTGTGGTTTTATTATGAAGGCAATGATCTCAGAGATCTCGACGGGTGGGAGAAGAATTCTCCGCTCTTGATGAAGTATTTGTCATCCTCATTTTCGCAACACTTATTTGAGCGGCAACCTGAAATCGATCGTTCGTTGAGGGACTATCTTGATGCCGCAATGGCAAAGGCGACCGCTCCGATCTCTCTTGAGAACATCCTGAAGCTTCACCATCTCCGTCATGCCATGCATTCATTTTATGAGCGCCGCCCAGCCGAACAGGGGTTTCCGGCTGAGTTGCTGGAGTTTCTTCGTCATTCCGGCGCATCCGCTGCTCCGGAAGACCTTCAACTGTTCGAGCGTATTCTGACCGAGGCCCAGGCAACGGCAAAGACGTGGGGTGGGCGTGTCGTGTTCGTCTATCTGCCCACGTGGGAACGATATCGCCTCCCTGAATTGGCCAGCAAGGATCGCGACAACGTGCTGGGGATCGCCAGGCGGTTGAAGTTGCATGTAATGGACATGCATGAGGTATTTGTCACCCATCCGGATCCCTTATCGCTTTTTCCGTTTCGACGATACGCCCACTACAATGAAGCCGGGCATAAGCTCGTAGGCGAAGAGGTGCTCAGGCAGTTAGGGAAGCTGTGA
- a CDS encoding DUF5672 family protein, which yields MNTHQKKVAVVVPMHNRSELTPDEQVSFQHLTHYLHAYDKYLVVPNSLNIDLPGCSLKRFGDEYFGSVAANTRLLLSETFYRSFSEYQYILIYHLDALVFSDQLEAWCDTGLDYIGPPWIHCADSPWVKEARVGNGGLSLRKIESFLKVFRSDVYWMEPEEYWRERYAGMPAYVRMLNLPRRFAKRLSWLNNARLEMSQWHLRPDGTKNEDHFWSDRAKHYVPDFRVASVEVGLRFAFEVAPRLCYDMNHHQLPFGCHAWPRYDRSFWEPYLISPHAA from the coding sequence GTGAATACACATCAAAAAAAAGTAGCCGTCGTAGTGCCGATGCATAATCGGAGTGAGCTCACTCCTGATGAGCAGGTCTCTTTTCAACATCTCACGCATTATCTGCATGCGTATGACAAGTATCTGGTGGTGCCCAACTCACTCAACATCGACTTGCCGGGCTGTTCGCTCAAGCGTTTTGGCGATGAATATTTCGGGAGTGTTGCCGCGAATACACGCCTCTTATTGTCCGAAACCTTTTACCGTTCCTTCAGTGAGTACCAATACATACTGATCTACCATCTTGACGCGTTGGTGTTTTCGGATCAGTTAGAAGCCTGGTGCGATACGGGGCTGGACTACATCGGTCCGCCATGGATTCACTGTGCGGACAGCCCCTGGGTGAAGGAAGCACGTGTGGGAAATGGCGGGTTGTCACTGCGGAAGATCGAGAGTTTCCTCAAGGTATTCCGATCGGACGTCTATTGGATGGAGCCGGAAGAATATTGGCGGGAAAGGTATGCGGGGATGCCTGCCTATGTCCGAATGCTTAATCTGCCGAGGCGGTTTGCAAAGCGGCTATCCTGGCTGAACAATGCACGTCTTGAGATGTCACAGTGGCACCTCCGTCCTGACGGGACCAAGAATGAAGACCATTTTTGGTCTGATCGTGCCAAGCATTATGTGCCTGACTTCAGAGTCGCCTCGGTCGAAGTCGGCCTACGCTTTGCGTTCGAGGTGGCGCCTCGCTTGTGTTACGACATGAATCACCATCAGTTGCCATTTGGTTGTCATGCCTGGCCACGCTACGATCGCTCGTTTTGGGAACCCTATCTGATTTCGCCGCACGCGGCTTGA
- a CDS encoding SGNH/GDSL hydrolase family protein, which produces MARRFAMVVALGVVTVVSAAIMLGLGELTIRSIHLLRDGIPFFESVDGGRIGPISLDQELGWKATEHYQETLVERTNAGRPYSVRRSQKQYGFRQFGDLDSKKIRLLVIGDSFTHATAVSDDLTYHALLAQLLDVEVFAYGAGGYGTLQELMILDRYIDIIRPDVILWQYCANDFINNDNELERLSLVNNNGWVRPYLQKGQVQLLSPKESSLQVREWINRRSRFLYFIVSRIDRLRAVRTRDTVEVAIESEGMRHPGFLRAVGVTDELMGRVRKKVGNRSIMAFNCVRAEPYDQAFRDISARHGIAYWDDVASVVLEAHHRGEDVYAADGGHWNERGHQLAAEAIASHFRAEMRTGTRP; this is translated from the coding sequence ATGGCAAGACGTTTTGCGATGGTCGTGGCACTAGGTGTCGTCACGGTGGTTTCTGCTGCGATCATGCTTGGTCTTGGCGAACTGACGATTCGGTCCATCCATTTGCTGAGAGACGGAATTCCATTTTTCGAAAGTGTCGACGGTGGAAGGATTGGACCGATTAGCCTGGATCAGGAACTCGGCTGGAAAGCGACCGAGCATTACCAGGAGACATTGGTAGAGAGAACCAATGCAGGTCGGCCCTATTCAGTTCGGCGCTCTCAAAAACAGTACGGATTTCGCCAGTTCGGCGATCTGGACTCCAAGAAAATTCGGCTTCTGGTGATTGGCGATTCGTTTACTCATGCCACGGCAGTTTCGGATGATCTTACGTACCATGCTTTATTAGCTCAGCTGCTGGACGTTGAAGTATTTGCGTACGGTGCTGGCGGTTACGGGACACTGCAGGAACTCATGATACTCGATCGGTATATCGATATTATTCGACCAGACGTCATTCTCTGGCAGTATTGCGCGAACGACTTTATCAATAATGATAATGAGCTTGAGCGATTGAGCCTTGTGAATAACAATGGGTGGGTCAGGCCCTATTTGCAGAAGGGGCAGGTGCAACTGTTGTCACCGAAGGAGTCCTCACTTCAGGTTCGAGAGTGGATCAACCGGAGGAGCAGGTTCCTCTATTTTATTGTGAGCCGTATAGACCGGCTGCGAGCGGTGAGGACTCGTGACACGGTTGAAGTCGCTATTGAATCGGAGGGGATGCGGCATCCCGGATTTCTTCGTGCGGTAGGAGTTACCGATGAGTTGATGGGGAGGGTCCGGAAGAAAGTGGGAAATCGATCGATCATGGCATTCAATTGCGTGCGAGCCGAGCCCTACGATCAGGCGTTTCGTGATATCTCGGCCCGTCATGGTATCGCCTATTGGGATGATGTTGCTTCGGTGGTTCTTGAAGCCCATCATCGTGGGGAAGATGTCTACGCTGCGGATGGTGGTCATTGGAATGAGCGGGGACATCAATTGGCAGCAGAGGCGATCGCCAGTCATTTTCGCGCTGAAATGAGAACTGGGACCCGCCCTTGA
- a CDS encoding NAD-dependent epimerase/dehydratase family protein yields the protein MKRMLVTGSSGLIGSEVCAYFHGQGWSIHGVDNNTRATFFGPQGDTRWNQRRLQADLKQFRHHELDIRDRKGALALIQELKPDVIVHTAAQPSHDLAAKIPFDDFDTNAVGTLNLLEATRLHRPGAVFVHMSTNKVYGDAPNELPLVEQDKRWDYASPNDFDGITEHMRIDQSKHSLFGASKVAADVMVQEYGRYFGMKTCCLRGGCLTGPNHSGVELHGFLSYLVKCNLEGKKYSIFGYKGKQVRDNIHSLDVARFIHAFIENPRSGEVYNLGGGRGNSCSIYEAFDMIEAISGRKMLYEYVDKNREGDHICYISNLKKMTTQYPGWGITKTLKHIFEEIHQSWLKRAAAVNVPI from the coding sequence ATGAAGCGAATGCTTGTTACCGGGTCTTCTGGTCTCATCGGTTCTGAAGTGTGCGCGTACTTTCATGGTCAAGGATGGTCGATCCATGGAGTCGACAACAACACTCGGGCTACGTTTTTTGGACCGCAAGGCGACACGCGTTGGAATCAACGCCGGTTGCAGGCTGATCTGAAACAGTTCCGGCACCATGAGCTCGACATCCGAGACCGCAAGGGCGCATTGGCGCTCATTCAAGAGCTCAAGCCTGATGTGATTGTGCATACGGCAGCACAACCCTCGCATGATCTCGCGGCCAAGATTCCGTTCGATGATTTCGATACGAATGCGGTGGGTACGCTGAACCTCCTTGAAGCGACCAGGTTGCACAGGCCAGGAGCAGTTTTTGTGCATATGTCCACGAATAAAGTGTACGGCGATGCCCCGAATGAGTTGCCCCTCGTGGAGCAGGATAAACGTTGGGATTATGCGTCTCCCAACGATTTTGACGGGATCACGGAGCACATGCGCATCGATCAGTCGAAACATTCGCTTTTTGGTGCCTCGAAAGTGGCCGCGGATGTCATGGTGCAGGAGTATGGGCGATATTTCGGCATGAAGACCTGTTGTTTGCGGGGAGGTTGCCTCACCGGACCCAATCATTCGGGCGTAGAGTTGCATGGATTTTTGAGTTATCTCGTCAAATGCAATTTAGAAGGCAAAAAGTACAGCATCTTCGGCTATAAAGGAAAACAGGTTCGAGACAATATTCATTCCCTGGATGTCGCACGATTCATCCATGCGTTCATCGAGAACCCCCGAAGCGGTGAGGTGTACAACCTCGGAGGCGGACGTGGAAACAGCTGCTCTATTTATGAGGCGTTCGACATGATCGAAGCTATTTCGGGCAGGAAGATGCTGTATGAATATGTCGACAAGAATCGCGAAGGTGATCATATTTGCTACATCAGTAACCTGAAAAAAATGACGACGCAGTATCCCGGCTGGGGCATTACGAAAACGTTGAAGCACATTTTCGAGGAAATTCACCAGTCCTGGCTGAAGCGGGCCGCTGCGGTGAATGTGCCGATCTGA
- a CDS encoding glycosyltransferase family 4 protein, with protein sequence MKVLVISAAYPPMHAGEATNTYHLCRQLTERGIDIHVLTSVGNVGTDDPRIRVYPIMQTWGWLELLRVRSFFRNCSPDAVFLMYIGLMYKFHPMVTFLPTLSKRLFPNVPFVTRYESAFVGADPSKTGIVSRLFRKLMVQWAGGKDVAYSSGTLLRDSDAVIALCERHRAMLHEEWPPVSPKVALIPPPPNLFIASSAGGTARERGRKRLGVTSSEFVVTFFGYLYPIKGIETLLRAFAAVSAQRPEARLLFIGGKVGLEVEGGASYFDEMQALAKELHIDGVTTWTGAFKSEEEEASLFLHASDVCVLPFLEGVQLNNSSFASMVAHGLPIIVTRGPLMDKAFVHGENVLTCEPKDHPAVTKLLLEVMDRADLRERLRSGAIKLAAEWFSWETATEKTLTALRPRLSGKVV encoded by the coding sequence ATGAAGGTCCTGGTAATTTCAGCAGCCTATCCTCCGATGCATGCAGGGGAGGCTACCAATACCTACCACTTGTGCCGGCAATTGACTGAGCGGGGCATTGACATACATGTGCTCACGTCGGTTGGCAATGTTGGTACCGATGATCCTCGGATTCGCGTGTATCCCATCATGCAGACATGGGGCTGGCTTGAGTTGCTTCGGGTTCGGTCTTTTTTTAGAAACTGCTCGCCGGATGCTGTGTTTCTTATGTACATCGGACTCATGTACAAATTTCATCCGATGGTGACTTTCCTGCCCACGCTTTCCAAGCGGTTATTTCCAAACGTTCCGTTTGTAACCCGGTATGAGAGTGCGTTTGTGGGGGCTGATCCGTCGAAGACAGGCATTGTTTCGCGTTTGTTCAGGAAGCTGATGGTTCAATGGGCTGGTGGAAAGGATGTGGCGTATAGCTCGGGGACACTGTTGCGGGATAGTGATGCTGTCATCGCATTGTGCGAACGTCACCGTGCCATGTTGCACGAAGAATGGCCTCCCGTCAGCCCAAAGGTGGCGTTAATCCCTCCACCTCCGAACTTGTTCATCGCGTCGAGTGCAGGGGGCACGGCACGCGAACGCGGACGGAAACGGTTAGGCGTCACGTCATCCGAATTTGTTGTCACCTTTTTCGGATATCTCTATCCGATTAAAGGCATTGAAACACTGTTACGGGCTTTTGCGGCTGTATCTGCACAACGACCCGAAGCCCGTCTCCTGTTCATTGGAGGGAAGGTTGGCTTGGAGGTCGAAGGTGGTGCCTCCTATTTTGATGAGATGCAGGCACTCGCGAAGGAGTTGCACATAGACGGAGTCACAACATGGACAGGCGCATTTAAGTCTGAGGAGGAGGAAGCATCGCTGTTTCTTCATGCATCAGACGTATGTGTGCTACCTTTTCTTGAAGGCGTTCAGCTCAACAACAGTTCCTTCGCTTCGATGGTTGCGCACGGGCTTCCCATCATCGTGACGCGCGGGCCTTTAATGGACAAGGCATTTGTTCATGGGGAAAATGTTCTTACCTGCGAACCAAAAGATCATCCGGCCGTGACGAAACTCCTGCTGGAAGTGATGGACCGTGCGGATCTTCGTGAGCGCCTTCGATCTGGTGCTATCAAGCTCGCCGCCGAGTGGTTTTCCTGGGAGACGGCGACGGAGAAAACACTGACCGCTTTGCGACCGCGGCTGTCGGGCAAGGTTGTATAG
- a CDS encoding glycosyltransferase — protein sequence MPRVSVVIPTYNCAKFLGRTIDSALRQTYRDFEIIVVDDGSTDGTQALVGAYEESVRYVYQTNQGASAARNAALSRASGELIAYLDADDLWRPDKLSRQVEFLDTHSTCGFVHTEVSVIDEQDTVLHTCFNQDTKRPIPQGQCVRDLLLRSHIQTLTVVERRTAFDDAGKFDPRLPVAQDYLHWIGVALQGYGVGYLPEPLGQYRWRAGSLMSSQRRLLGDFVKIYEILSTEYGLERSQGPEIMQLVKAQLYTTQRQLAYLERRECSGAAARQRLGALIRQWPLNLELYVDFAKTYVSRQVS from the coding sequence ATGCCTCGTGTATCCGTCGTGATTCCGACGTATAACTGTGCCAAATTTCTTGGGCGGACTATCGACTCGGCGTTGAGACAGACCTACCGAGATTTCGAAATCATTGTCGTCGATGATGGATCGACGGATGGCACCCAAGCGTTGGTAGGGGCCTACGAGGAGTCGGTACGGTACGTCTATCAAACCAATCAGGGGGCTTCGGCGGCACGGAATGCAGCCCTGTCGAGAGCGAGCGGAGAACTTATCGCTTACCTGGATGCCGATGATCTTTGGCGCCCCGACAAGTTGTCTCGGCAGGTCGAATTTCTGGATACGCATTCCACCTGCGGATTTGTCCATACAGAGGTATCGGTAATCGATGAACAGGACACAGTCCTGCACACCTGCTTTAATCAGGACACCAAAAGACCTATTCCTCAGGGGCAGTGTGTCAGGGATCTGTTGCTGCGGTCTCATATCCAGACGTTGACGGTGGTAGAGCGTCGCACCGCATTTGACGATGCGGGGAAATTTGATCCGCGCCTGCCGGTTGCTCAGGATTATTTGCATTGGATTGGTGTGGCCCTGCAGGGGTATGGAGTTGGGTATCTCCCTGAACCGCTGGGCCAATATCGCTGGCGGGCGGGGAGTCTCATGTCCAGCCAGCGTCGGCTTCTGGGAGATTTTGTGAAGATATACGAAATTCTCTCAACGGAGTATGGTCTTGAACGGTCGCAGGGGCCTGAGATCATGCAACTGGTGAAGGCGCAGCTGTACACAACTCAGCGGCAACTGGCGTATCTCGAGCGACGGGAATGTTCGGGGGCAGCAGCGCGGCAACGGCTTGGTGCCCTAATCCGACAGTGGCCGCTAAATCTGGAGCTGTATGTGGACTTCGCCAAGACCTATGTCAGCCGGCAAGTGTCCTGA
- a CDS encoding glycosyltransferase family 4 protein: MNIMLVTPWRPSLTGGISTVVARLTGEFQKKGHTITIFVADRENRIRQIEALDEIPVYGMYLRSPVSSQYPLRAMVMCCIWFPITMVQLIWLARKRQLDAVLIQYPLPAMFYFGILKRVFGGTLFITYQGNDAHDLCLWDRREQRLVRFLLEKADLVLGVSRTLLAKVESVLQGVHLRRSQQLPNGAPLDVIQAVKAGEAGSDLPPNYLLTAGHLIRRKGIDLVIAALREAKKRGVALQLVVAGDGPERENLIRQSRDQGVSDQVRFLGNQSHRQVLSLMKTCLAFVLASRAEGMPLVIAEAMACGKAVIASNIDGVPEIVHDGTTGILVPAEDSGALATGLIRLCSDVAFRETLAKQGKEWACREYNWEAIAHRYLGFIEECQAHR, translated from the coding sequence ATGAACATTATGCTCGTTACTCCCTGGAGACCTTCCCTCACCGGGGGCATCAGTACCGTTGTTGCGCGGTTGACGGGGGAATTTCAGAAGAAAGGTCACACTATCACCATTTTTGTCGCCGACCGCGAGAATCGGATTCGTCAAATTGAAGCACTGGATGAAATCCCAGTCTACGGCATGTATCTCCGGTCGCCCGTCTCGTCGCAGTATCCTCTTCGTGCCATGGTCATGTGTTGTATTTGGTTTCCGATTACGATGGTACAACTTATCTGGCTGGCTAGGAAGAGACAGCTGGACGCAGTGTTAATTCAGTATCCGCTTCCTGCCATGTTCTATTTTGGGATATTGAAGCGTGTATTCGGAGGAACTCTTTTCATCACCTATCAAGGAAACGATGCGCATGACTTATGTCTATGGGATCGGCGAGAACAACGATTGGTCCGGTTCTTATTGGAGAAGGCTGACCTGGTGTTGGGTGTCTCACGAACGCTCTTGGCCAAAGTTGAATCGGTTTTGCAGGGCGTCCATCTTAGGCGTAGCCAACAGCTTCCCAATGGCGCACCGCTAGACGTTATCCAGGCGGTTAAAGCAGGTGAGGCGGGTTCTGATCTGCCGCCAAACTATCTATTGACCGCAGGACATCTGATTCGGCGGAAGGGGATAGACCTCGTGATCGCCGCATTGCGGGAAGCCAAAAAGCGCGGTGTGGCGTTGCAGCTCGTTGTTGCAGGTGACGGACCGGAACGGGAAAATTTGATACGCCAGTCACGCGACCAGGGTGTGTCAGATCAGGTTCGGTTTTTGGGCAATCAATCCCATAGGCAGGTTCTCAGTCTGATGAAGACGTGCCTTGCTTTCGTGCTGGCCTCGCGAGCAGAGGGGATGCCTTTAGTCATCGCAGAGGCGATGGCATGTGGGAAAGCTGTCATTGCGAGCAATATTGACGGTGTGCCGGAAATTGTTCATGACGGCACAACCGGAATTCTGGTGCCAGCAGAGGATTCTGGAGCTCTCGCAACAGGTCTGATCAGGTTGTGCTCTGACGTAGCTTTTCGAGAGACTCTAGCTAAGCAGGGAAAAGAGTGGGCCTGTCGAGAATACAACTGGGAAGCGATTGCGCATCGATACCTTGGCTTCATCGAGGAGTGCCAGGCCCACCGGTAA
- a CDS encoding carbamoyltransferase yields the protein MNILGISAFYHDSAACLVRDGEIIAAAQEERFTRKKHDPGFPHRAIDYCLREGQIELKDVRHLVFYDKPLVKFERLLETYLAFAPRGVQSFVAAMPVWLKEKLLLKSLLQKEFLQHAPDLTTSSLPQILFSEHHESHAASAFFPSPYEKAVVLCMDGVGEWATTSAWLGQGNTLTPLWEIPFPHSIGLLYSAFTYYTGFKVNSGEYKVMGLAPYGEPKYVKAIYEHLLDLKPDGTFRLNMEYFNYCTGLTMTGGKFDDVFGGPPRKPESKLTQREMDLARSVQEVTEEVMLRLSRTLHRETGVDYMCMAGGVALNCVGNGRILREGPFKGLWIQPAAGDAGGALGAALTAWHQYEQQPRKVTSGKDGIKGSYLGPCHSNEEIEAYLKKVDAPYVRLDENQLYARVAEELAAGKVVGWLQGRMEFGPRALGGRSILGDARNRDMQSVMNLKIKYRESFRPFAPSVLRERVSDYFVLDADSPYMLLVAPVVEKRRLPVSSAQDGLWGIELLNIPRSDIPAVTHLDYSARIQTVHQDTNPRYYALLKAFEAKTGHAVLVNTSFNVRGEPIVSTPEDAYRCFMRTEMDVLVLENCVLLKADQKPLEGDSDWKKEFELD from the coding sequence ATGAATATTCTTGGTATTTCTGCGTTCTACCACGACAGTGCCGCATGTTTAGTGCGTGATGGGGAAATCATTGCTGCGGCTCAGGAAGAGCGCTTCACGAGGAAGAAACATGATCCCGGGTTTCCTCATAGAGCCATCGACTACTGTCTTCGTGAAGGACAGATAGAGCTCAAAGATGTGCGGCACCTCGTCTTCTATGACAAGCCGCTGGTGAAGTTTGAGCGATTGCTAGAAACCTATCTTGCTTTTGCGCCTAGGGGTGTTCAATCCTTCGTGGCCGCCATGCCGGTGTGGCTGAAAGAGAAGCTTCTGTTGAAGAGTTTGCTGCAGAAGGAATTTCTCCAGCATGCCCCGGACCTGACGACATCTTCCCTGCCACAGATTTTGTTTTCAGAGCACCATGAATCGCATGCGGCATCTGCATTTTTCCCCTCACCTTATGAGAAGGCAGTGGTTTTGTGCATGGACGGGGTCGGGGAGTGGGCCACTACGTCGGCGTGGCTTGGGCAAGGGAACACGTTGACTCCCCTCTGGGAAATTCCTTTCCCTCATTCCATCGGACTGCTGTACTCCGCCTTCACATACTATACGGGTTTCAAGGTGAATTCCGGCGAGTACAAGGTGATGGGTTTGGCGCCCTATGGCGAGCCTAAGTATGTGAAAGCAATTTACGAACATTTGCTGGACCTCAAGCCGGATGGAACGTTCCGGCTCAATATGGAGTATTTCAATTATTGCACCGGACTGACGATGACCGGCGGCAAGTTTGATGATGTTTTTGGGGGACCACCTCGCAAGCCTGAATCCAAGCTGACTCAGCGGGAGATGGATTTAGCTCGTTCAGTTCAAGAAGTGACAGAAGAGGTCATGCTACGTCTGTCGCGGACGCTCCATCGGGAGACCGGAGTAGACTATATGTGTATGGCCGGTGGTGTGGCGCTGAATTGTGTCGGGAACGGGCGTATTCTTCGGGAGGGACCCTTCAAGGGTCTCTGGATACAGCCTGCTGCAGGCGATGCCGGAGGTGCGTTAGGTGCTGCATTAACTGCCTGGCATCAGTATGAACAACAACCGCGCAAGGTGACTTCCGGAAAGGATGGTATTAAGGGATCATATTTAGGCCCCTGTCATAGCAACGAGGAAATTGAAGCATATCTGAAAAAGGTTGATGCGCCGTATGTCAGGCTCGATGAGAATCAACTCTATGCCCGTGTAGCCGAAGAACTTGCTGCAGGGAAGGTCGTGGGTTGGCTACAGGGACGTATGGAATTTGGACCTCGGGCATTAGGAGGCCGTAGCATCCTAGGCGATGCGCGCAATCGGGACATGCAGTCGGTGATGAACCTTAAGATTAAGTATCGGGAATCGTTTCGGCCTTTCGCACCGTCGGTCTTGCGCGAACGAGTCTCTGACTATTTCGTCCTCGATGCCGACAGCCCCTATATGCTACTCGTAGCTCCTGTCGTAGAAAAACGACGTCTTCCTGTGAGTTCCGCACAAGATGGATTGTGGGGGATCGAACTGTTGAATATCCCGCGGTCTGATATTCCCGCTGTGACTCACCTTGACTACTCAGCGCGGATTCAAACTGTCCATCAGGACACAAATCCACGGTACTATGCGTTGCTGAAAGCTTTTGAAGCAAAGACGGGGCATGCCGTGTTGGTAAATACTTCCTTCAATGTGAGGGGGGAACCAATTGTCAGCACGCCGGAAGATGCCTATCGATGTTTTATGCGAACGGAAATGGACGTGCTCGTGCTGGAGAATTGCGTGTTGCTTAAGGCCGATCAGAAGCCGCTTGAAGGCGATTCGGATTGGAAGAAAGAGTTTGAGCTCGACTAA